GCGATGCTCGAAGGGGAGCGACATGGCCACCAGACCGCCCACAGGTGACCCGGTGCAGGACGCGCCGCAGGTCGCGCCCCCGAAGCACGCGGCCGCGGGCCTGCCCGCGATCGGCCACACCCTCAAGATCGCCCAGCAGCAGATGGGCGTCGCGCGCACCGCGCGGACCCTGCTCAAGGTCAACCAGAAGAACGGCTTCGACTGCCCGGGCTGCGCCTGGCCCGAGGGCGACAAGCGGCACACCGCGGAGTTCTGCGAGAACGGCGCGAAGGCCGTGGCCGAGGAGGCCACCCTGCGCCGGGTGACCCCGGAGTTCTTCGCCGCCCACCCGCTGGCCGACCTGGCGGAGCGCAGCGGCTACTGGCTCGGCCAGCAGGGCCGGATCACCCAGCCGATGCTGCTGCCCGAGGGCGGCGAGCGGTACGAGCCGGTCAGCTGGGAGCGGGCCTTCGAGATCATCGCCGAGGAGCTGACCGCGCTCGGTTCCCCGGACGAGGCGCTCTTCTACACCTCGGGCCGCACCAGCAACGAGGCGGCGTTCCTCTTCCAGCTCTTCGCCCGCGAGTTCGGCACCAACAACCTGCCGGACTGCTCCAACATGTGCCACGAGTCCTCGGGCTCCGCGCTGACGGAGACGATCGGCATCGGCAAGGGCAGCGTCTCGCTGGAGGACCTGCACCAGGCCGATCTGATCATCGTCGCCGGGCAGAATCCGGGCACGAACCATCCGCGCATGCTCTCCGCGCTGGAGAAGGCCAAGTCCGCCGGGGCGAAGATCATCTCGGTGAACCCGCTGCCCGAGGCCGGGATGGAGCGGTTCAAGAACCCGCAGACCCCGCTCGGCATGCTCAAGGGCACCGCCCTCAACGACCTCTTCCTGCAGATCCGGATCGGCGGCGACCAGGCCCTGTTCCGCCTGCTCAACAAGCTGGTCCTGGCGACGGAGGGCGCCACCGACGAGGCCTTCATCCGTGAACACACGCACGGGTACGAGGAGTTCCGGGCCGCCGCCAAGGACACCGACTGGGCCGACACCCTCACCGCGACGGGCCTGACCCGCCCCGAGATCGAGGAAGCCCTGGCCATGATCCTGGCCTCGGAGCGGACCATCGTCTGCTGGGCGATGGGCCTCACCCAGCACAAGCACTCCGTCGCCACCATCCGCGAGGTCGTCAACCTCCTGCTGCTGCGCGGCAACATCGGCCGCCCCGGCGCCGGCGTGTGCCCCGTCCGCGGCCACTCGAACGTCCAGGGCGACCGGACCATGGGCATCTTCGAACGCCCGGCGCCCGCCTTCCTCGACGCCCTCGACAAGGAATTCGGCATCACCTCGCCGCGCTCGCACGGCTACGACGTGGTCCGCTCCATCGAGGCGCTGCGCGACGGCAAGGCCAAGGTCCTCTTCGCCATGGGCGGCAACTTCGTCGGCGCGACCCCCGACACGCAGGTCACGGAGGCCGCGATCCGCCGCGCCGCCCTGACGGTGCACGTGTCGACCAAGCTGAACCGCTCGCACGCGGTGACCGGGCGGCGCGCCCTGATCCTGCCCACGCTGGGACGTACCGACAAGGACGTCCAGGCGCGGGGCAAACAGTTCGTGACCGTCGAGGACTCGATGGGCATGGTCCACTCCTCGCGCGGCAACCTCGCTCCCGCCAGTCCCCATCTGCTCTCCGAGCCCGCGATCGTCGCCCGGCTGGCCCGCGCCGTGCTCGGCGCGGCCTCCCGCACGCCGTGGGAGGAGTTCGAGAAGGACTACGCGGCCATCCGGGACCGGATCTCCCGCGTGGTCCCCGGTTTCGCGGACTTCAACGCGCGGGTCGCCCGTCCCGGAGGGTTCCAGCTGCCGCACGGGCCCCGCGACGAGCGCCGCTTCCCCACCAAGACCGGCAAGGCGAACTTCACCGCCGCCCCGGTGGAGTACCCGCGCGTCCCCGCGGGCCGGCTGCTGCTCCAGACCCTGCGCAGCCACGACCAGTACAACACCACGATCTACGGCCTCGACGACCGTTACCGCGGCATCACCGGCGGCCGTCGCGTGGTCATGGTCAACCCCGAGGACGCCGCCGAGCTGGGGCTCGCCGACGGCGCGTACACCGACATCGTGAGCGAGTGGCGGGACGGCGTGGAGCGCCGCGCGCCCGGCTTCCGCGTCGTGCACTACCCGACGGCGCGGGGCTGCGCCGCCGCGTACTACCCGGAGACCAATGTGCTGGTCCCCCTCGACTCGACGGCGGACACCAGCAACACCCCGGCGAGCAAGTCCGTCGTCGTGCGCTTCGAACCGGTCCGATCGACCTGATAGAACGGCCCTTCGGACAAGATGGTTAACGAACGTTGACGAACGGAGCAGGCCCATGGGCGAGCAGCAGGCCGTGAAGTTCCCGCAGGAAGTCCTCGACGAGTACGCGGCGCTGGGCATCGACCTGCCCTCGCTGTTCTCCGCCGGGCACCTCGGCGAGCGCATGGACATCCGCATCCTGGAGGCCTCGGCCGACAAGGTCGTGGGCACCATGCCCGTCGAGGGCAACACCCAGCCGTACGGGCTGCTGCACGGCGGGGCCTCCGCGGTGCTCGCCGAGACCCTCGGGTCCATCGGCGCGATGATGCACGGCGGCATCAGCAAGGTCGCCGTCGGCGTGGACCTCAACTGCACGCACCACCGCGGCGCCCGGTCCGGCCTGGTCACCGGCACCGCCACCCCCGTGCACAAGGGCCGTTCC
This is a stretch of genomic DNA from Streptomyces sp. NBC_00536. It encodes these proteins:
- a CDS encoding PaaI family thioesterase: MGEQQAVKFPQEVLDEYAALGIDLPSLFSAGHLGERMDIRILEASADKVVGTMPVEGNTQPYGLLHGGASAVLAETLGSIGAMMHGGISKVAVGVDLNCTHHRGARSGLVTGTATPVHKGRSTTTFEIVITDEEERRICTARLTCLLRDANPQQPRND
- a CDS encoding FdhF/YdeP family oxidoreductase, which codes for MATRPPTGDPVQDAPQVAPPKHAAAGLPAIGHTLKIAQQQMGVARTARTLLKVNQKNGFDCPGCAWPEGDKRHTAEFCENGAKAVAEEATLRRVTPEFFAAHPLADLAERSGYWLGQQGRITQPMLLPEGGERYEPVSWERAFEIIAEELTALGSPDEALFYTSGRTSNEAAFLFQLFAREFGTNNLPDCSNMCHESSGSALTETIGIGKGSVSLEDLHQADLIIVAGQNPGTNHPRMLSALEKAKSAGAKIISVNPLPEAGMERFKNPQTPLGMLKGTALNDLFLQIRIGGDQALFRLLNKLVLATEGATDEAFIREHTHGYEEFRAAAKDTDWADTLTATGLTRPEIEEALAMILASERTIVCWAMGLTQHKHSVATIREVVNLLLLRGNIGRPGAGVCPVRGHSNVQGDRTMGIFERPAPAFLDALDKEFGITSPRSHGYDVVRSIEALRDGKAKVLFAMGGNFVGATPDTQVTEAAIRRAALTVHVSTKLNRSHAVTGRRALILPTLGRTDKDVQARGKQFVTVEDSMGMVHSSRGNLAPASPHLLSEPAIVARLARAVLGAASRTPWEEFEKDYAAIRDRISRVVPGFADFNARVARPGGFQLPHGPRDERRFPTKTGKANFTAAPVEYPRVPAGRLLLQTLRSHDQYNTTIYGLDDRYRGITGGRRVVMVNPEDAAELGLADGAYTDIVSEWRDGVERRAPGFRVVHYPTARGCAAAYYPETNVLVPLDSTADTSNTPASKSVVVRFEPVRST